A DNA window from Trichosurus vulpecula isolate mTriVul1 chromosome 2, mTriVul1.pri, whole genome shotgun sequence contains the following coding sequences:
- the APOC2 gene encoding apolipoprotein C-II isoform X1, with protein sequence MGTRSRPTLTFLLLLLALALAAQAARPRFRREESPGLLSKVQSSIFDYWESAKAKAQELYEKVQIPRVDENLRHVYDKGSEAMTTYTGILTDQIFHILKGEQ encoded by the exons ATGGGTACCAGGAGCCGCCCCACGCTtaccttcctgctgctgctgctggcgcTGGCCTTAG CAGCTCAGGCTGCCAGGCCCCGATTTCGACGAGAGGAGAGCCCTGGCCTGCTGAGCAAGGTCCAGAGCAGCATCTTTGATTACTGGGAGTCTGCTAAAGCCAAGGCCCAGGAACTCTACGAGAAAGTCCAGATACCCAGAGTTGATGAGAACCTCAG GCACGTCTATGACAAGGGCTCAGAGGCTATGACCACATACACTGGGATTCTGACAGATCAGATCTTTCACATCCTAAAGGGGGAGCAATGA
- the APOC2 gene encoding apolipoprotein C-II isoform X2, with protein sequence MGTRSRPTLTFLLLLLALALAQAARPRFRREESPGLLSKVQSSIFDYWESAKAKAQELYEKVQIPRVDENLRHVYDKGSEAMTTYTGILTDQIFHILKGEQ encoded by the exons ATGGGTACCAGGAGCCGCCCCACGCTtaccttcctgctgctgctgctggcgcTGGCCTTAG CTCAGGCTGCCAGGCCCCGATTTCGACGAGAGGAGAGCCCTGGCCTGCTGAGCAAGGTCCAGAGCAGCATCTTTGATTACTGGGAGTCTGCTAAAGCCAAGGCCCAGGAACTCTACGAGAAAGTCCAGATACCCAGAGTTGATGAGAACCTCAG GCACGTCTATGACAAGGGCTCAGAGGCTATGACCACATACACTGGGATTCTGACAGATCAGATCTTTCACATCCTAAAGGGGGAGCAATGA
- the APOC4 gene encoding apolipoprotein C-IV isoform X2 translates to MSPPHTPLLPLWGTQLLKDTKPLEMFFLRLTCTRGSPILLWVLVLAWATVAQREELPTTQPHKEDGEEGWKVSRFFWKTVEPLLTKASESWDWIRTPGPVRDYLQTYYEDHLSGLGLRAQDWLHTSKQKALSLCPKTLCGSD, encoded by the exons ATGTCCCCCCCACATACACCCTTGCTTCCTCTCTGGGGAACCCAGCTGCTGAAAGATACAAAGCCCCTAGAAATGTTTTTCCTTCGATTGACCTGCACCAGGGGGTCCCCCATTTTGCTCTGGGTTCTGGTCCTGGCCTGGGCCACAG TGGCTCAGAGAGAGGAATTGCCAACTACCCAGCCACACAAGGAGGATGGGGAAGAAGGCTGGAAGGTGTCCCGTTTCTTCTGGAAGACAGTGGAGCCCCTGCTGACTAAGGCTAGTGAGAGCTGGGACTGGATCCG GACTCCGGGACCTGTCCGAGACTACCTTCAGACTTACTATGAAGACCATCTCAGTGGCCTGGGCCTCAGAGCCCAGGACTGGCTCCACACGTCAAAGCAAAAAGCCCTAAGTCTCTGCCCCAAAACACTCTGTGGAAGTGATTAG
- the APOC4 gene encoding apolipoprotein C-IV isoform X1: MSPPHTPLLPLWGTQLLKDTKPLEMFFLRLTCTRGSPILLWVLVLAWATAPFSVAQREELPTTQPHKEDGEEGWKVSRFFWKTVEPLLTKASESWDWIRTPGPVRDYLQTYYEDHLSGLGLRAQDWLHTSKQKALSLCPKTLCGSD, translated from the exons ATGTCCCCCCCACATACACCCTTGCTTCCTCTCTGGGGAACCCAGCTGCTGAAAGATACAAAGCCCCTAGAAATGTTTTTCCTTCGATTGACCTGCACCAGGGGGTCCCCCATTTTGCTCTGGGTTCTGGTCCTGGCCTGGGCCACAG CTCCATTTTCAGTGGCTCAGAGAGAGGAATTGCCAACTACCCAGCCACACAAGGAGGATGGGGAAGAAGGCTGGAAGGTGTCCCGTTTCTTCTGGAAGACAGTGGAGCCCCTGCTGACTAAGGCTAGTGAGAGCTGGGACTGGATCCG GACTCCGGGACCTGTCCGAGACTACCTTCAGACTTACTATGAAGACCATCTCAGTGGCCTGGGCCTCAGAGCCCAGGACTGGCTCCACACGTCAAAGCAAAAAGCCCTAAGTCTCTGCCCCAAAACACTCTGTGGAAGTGATTAG